The genomic stretch NNNNNNNNNNNNNNNNNNNNNNNNNNNNNNNNNNNNNNNNNNNNNNNNNNNNNNNNNNNNNNNNNNNNNNNNNNNNNNNNNNNNNNNNNNNNcttctaagcagttgtctagaaaactgaaactgaaaatagttgacgctcacaaagcaggagaaggctagaagaagatagcaaagcgttttcagatgccaatatcctctgttggGAATGTAactaagaaatggccgtcatcaggaacagtggaaattaaagatctggaagaccaagaaccATATCAGaaagaacagctcgcaggattgggagaaaagcaagtccagacCCACGTTAGACTGCCGATctatccagaaagacctggagacactggagttggtctacaccattccactataaagagatactcgtacaGACAttgtcttcatggaagagtcattagaagaaaacctcttctacgtcctcaccacagaaatcagcgtttgaagtttgcaaatgaacaaatagacaagcctgatgcattgtgggaacgaGTTCTGTGGACCAACGAGGTTAAAGTAAAACTTTTTGGCCGGTATGAGCAAAGGTATGTTTGGAGAacaagggcacagaatttaatgaaaagaacctctgtccagctgttaagcatggggggggggggggggggggggggggggggggggggggggatcaatcatgatTTGGGAGTGTAtcgcagccagtggcacagggaacatttcacgagtagaaggaaaaatggattcagtaaaatttcagcacattttggacgctaacttgatgccatctgtgaaaaagctgaagttaaagagaggagggcttctacaaatggatgaTGATCCTAAACATACCTCAGAATCCACATTgaattacatcaagaggcgtaaactgaaggttttgccatggccttcacaatctcttgacctcaacataatgtaaaatctaTGGATGGACCTTAAaggagcagtgcgtgacagacagcccagaaatctcaaagaactggaagacttttggaaggaagaatggatGAAGATACCTCAAGCAAGaattaaagactcttggctggctacaagaagcgtttccaatcgggggggtgggggggagggacAAGGTaataactctgcagggtgcctaAACCTTtgcagattacattttttgtttcctgttattataaaagtgtaaatgatggaaataaaatctaactttttgtgacatgttatacgaatgtctaatctgtcatttgatgccttttggagatttttcgttcgagccccactgtatacgACCAAACAGAGTTCTCCTcactattttttatatttatgagGAACATGCTTTTTTATTCTCTACATTATAAGTTGTACCCGCTGTTTTGTTTGGTGTTGGTGTTATTGTGTTTGGTGTCGTCACATTTGGGGTGGCTGTTGTTGGtgtatctgtaaaaaaaaaaaaatgcatcactatcttcttcttcttattattattattatatatgttataatTATATTTCGATGAATGCTTTTTTGTTGCAACAAGTGTCTTCAACTACTACACACTCTGTTGAACTTATCCATGCAAAANNNNNNNNNNNNNNNNNNNNNNNNNNNNNNNNNNNNNNNNNNNNNNNNNNNNNNNNNNNNNNNNNNNNNNNNNNNNNNNNNNNNNNNNNNNNNNNNNNNNAAACACGGACCCAGCAGAGTTAGAGGATAATTAGAATATTAGTTTGGTTTTTGCCTTCCTCCATATTCTTAAGAATatgtaaacaacatgaaaaacaagTGATAATATTCTAAAAACTGAACTAGTGTTTTATATGTAATTAATCTAAAAATAACTATAGCTATAGAATGAATGCAGTGgagcaaaaaaaagtattgtggagtgtaaaatattataaaagtGCTTTTTAAATTGTACACAATCCAGATGATACACATCTCAGTGTGTAATTCAATTCTCCTGAGTGAGCAAACGTATCTTGTGGTTAGACAACCAACTCAGGCATACCTGTTTGACTGGTGTTTAGCTCACAGTACCGGCCATCAGGCGGAAGGGAATTAATGCATCCACAGGTATTATCAATGATTGCATCACAGGGGTTTAAGGTACTGCAGGTCCTATACGACCAAGCATAGTTCTCCTCACATCTGCACTGGTATGCAGATCCATTTGGGGAACACACTATGAAGAAACAGCAGCACTCAACATCAAGATTTAATGACGAGGTTTACATAATCAAATTAACAAAAGGACATACCTGTTGTGGTGTTGATGCTGGTAATTACAGTGTTGTTTGCCAAGTTGATACCTGAAGGAAGTTCACTCAAAACCTTTTTGAGAAGTGCCAGGTCAGAGGTATTGATGTCAACTTGGAGTACATAATCAGTGGAAAGCAAGGGAGCTGGGGGGACTTGAAACAGACATAATcaaatattgaataaataattcagtaatataaaaaatgcTGTTGATACTAACAAAATGGGACTCACCCTGTCTTTTTTCTCTGGCATGAATGTCTGATTCTGATGctacctggaaaaaaaaatgttggttaaattgtcattttgagtggcggcctctagctcaccccatgtaggctgagtccctTGCAGCaggggtttgaatccgacctgctgtcctttgtgtactgtatatgtatccccagtgggaaattacaatgtacactctgctattaaacactacacacaggcctgaaatatacacacatgttcaggacctattcatgcacatgCAGCCGCAAGTAAAGGGATAAGGGATATGAGAAAGGGAAAAGCTtccagaaaataatcttaaatttCACTTTTGTTTGCCTATACAAATCAAATATTGTAACTAAAAACTGATCCTACACTATACTCACTATAGTTATGCTACGATATATTTCCTATTCTCACTGTCGGAAAGAACCTTTGTATTTTCATATGTCATTTAACAGGTTGTTTTCATTTAGCATCGTACACATAGTATGTATTCTGCATATCTATTGCTGTATGCAACACATTGAGTGTGGATGTTCAAGAGCGTGAAGCTGTGGATGTTGGGGTGGTGCGATTGAGAAGAGTTTGTGTCCagttgaaaacacacagacttgtgttttttgtcccaGGAGTACTACAAACCACACACTTGTTTTCTAATGCAAACTGTTTTGACTTATAAAATAATTCTTATTCTTACCTCATAGAATAGATCCAAAGCCTCTCTGTATCTGTGATCTGCCACACTGTAGTATATCACCAGAAGAAGAATCAGGTGTCTTACTGCCTTCAGTAACGCCATCCCAACTAGAGAGAGATTGCAAGCAACAATTTCTCTAATGAATCAGAAGACACGTATTTATGTACTCCTGGTAATATAAACTTATATCTGACGATAGCGTAGATGCTAGAAAGTACGAGGTGTTATGCAAGATTGCCGGTACACAAGCTTTCTTCAAAATGCTACCAGGAagcaaaaaatctttaaaaatgtagaaccttccttgttgttgttttcaagtTGCATGATACtatctgacatttttataagtTCAGACCATGATTTTCCGCTTAACTTACAACCAAATCTTATCTCAAATCAGGGCTTGGATCCAATTCAACCCTCTGTCTTTGAACATGCAGTATTTACACTATTTCAATGATGATCCCGGACAGGCCAATACACTCaataattcaaaataataaaagtaatacatatttttagtttaattataaACTAAAATACCCAACAATGCACTGTATATGCCTACAATTTCAGCTGAAATGATGAGCTGATTAAACACTAAGTTGATTGACTGAACTGTTTATATTTTTCAGCAttaggtacttttactttttaatgcagtactttttcttttagcagggtatttttacagtgtggtattagtacttttacataaggatctgaatacttcttccaccattgcACAGCATCATCTCATGTCAAGTCCGTGGTTCAATGCCATGAGAGGTGACGGAAATTCATGCTGTCCCCTTATTTCAGTATTGAAAAATTTAAGCTAAAACTCtaaaattgaaattattcagttttagttttattagCTTTTTCTGGCAAGAAAATGTTGCTTTAGTTTTCCTTGAAGGTGTTTAGTTTcagtttacaaaaaatatttatcaCTTCTTATTTTCGTTCTAGTTTACTTTGATAACCCTGGAACTTGAGAGACTATTGGACAGTATTAAGTAATGCTCCGTTTTTGGGGACACGTAATGTCACCTACTGAACAAGCAAGCAGAAGATATTCAGGGGTTTCTAGGTTTTTAATCCCACAAAATTAGCTCAAGGCAACAAAG from Etheostoma cragini isolate CJK2018 chromosome 18, CSU_Ecrag_1.0, whole genome shotgun sequence encodes the following:
- the LOC117961275 gene encoding adhesion G protein-coupled receptor F5, with amino-acid sequence MALLKAVRHLILLLVIYYSVADHRYREALDLFYEVASESDIHAREKRQVPPAPLLSTDYVLQVDINTSDLALLKKVLSELPSGINLANNTVITSINTTTVCSPNGSAYQCRCEENYAWSYRTCSTLNPCDAIIDNTCGCINSLPPDGRYCELNTSQTGMPELVV